In Bacillus toyonensis BCT-7112, a single window of DNA contains:
- a CDS encoding fatty acid--CoA ligase: MYMTIGRIFDLSVGKYPNKEALVEPEKNIRWTYKQWDEQINKTAHALLEEGVRKGDCVSVYLYNCREFVNVYLACAKIGAIFNPINFRLKAKEVSYILQDASSKVVVFEKAVESTVAMIERDFPNTSFWYVEDDKPSYASSYHEKVNAASSEKVDIEIDEMDYCSMLYTSGTTGHPKGVLHRHREMTEHSMICTYFLKYNRDSVGLVVAPLYHCGELNAGIIPRIQVGGKNVILHHFDTETVLHTIQEEKITTFFAAPTMWNMLLQKDLSQYDLTSMKIGIYGGAAMAPALVKECKERLYIDLVQIYGMTEMGPVVAFLVEEDQITKAGSAGTPCFSHEIRIVKPNEDAPAEPDDVLPPYEVGEIILRGPTMMAGYHNREEANTKSLYKGWYHSGDLGYFDKDGYLFVADRVDDMVISGGVNIYPREIEDYLHSHPGILDVAVLGEPDELWGERVVAVIVKKDEAITEADLEKYCKESDELADYKRPRHYLFVDELPRNASGKLQKFVLRESLKGTKK, translated from the coding sequence ATGTACATGACGATAGGGAGAATTTTTGATTTATCTGTTGGTAAGTATCCGAATAAAGAGGCGTTAGTGGAACCAGAAAAAAATATTCGCTGGACGTATAAACAGTGGGATGAACAAATAAATAAAACGGCGCACGCTCTATTAGAAGAGGGAGTAAGAAAGGGAGATTGTGTATCTGTTTACTTATATAACTGTCGTGAATTTGTAAACGTTTACTTAGCTTGTGCAAAAATTGGTGCAATCTTTAATCCAATTAATTTCCGCTTAAAAGCGAAAGAAGTATCTTATATTCTTCAGGACGCATCCTCGAAAGTAGTTGTCTTTGAAAAAGCAGTTGAGTCAACTGTTGCTATGATTGAAAGGGATTTTCCAAATACATCCTTTTGGTATGTAGAAGACGATAAACCTTCCTATGCAAGCTCCTACCATGAAAAAGTAAATGCAGCATCTTCTGAGAAAGTAGATATCGAAATTGATGAAATGGATTATTGCTCTATGCTTTATACGAGCGGTACGACAGGGCATCCGAAAGGCGTATTGCATCGTCATCGTGAAATGACTGAGCATAGTATGATTTGTACGTATTTCTTAAAATATAACAGGGATAGTGTCGGGCTTGTAGTAGCACCTTTATATCATTGTGGTGAGTTGAATGCTGGGATTATACCGCGCATTCAAGTTGGCGGAAAGAATGTTATTTTGCATCACTTTGATACTGAAACAGTATTACATACGATTCAAGAAGAGAAGATTACAACGTTCTTTGCAGCACCGACGATGTGGAATATGTTGCTGCAAAAAGATTTATCCCAATATGATTTAACTTCGATGAAAATTGGTATATATGGCGGAGCAGCAATGGCACCGGCTTTAGTGAAGGAATGTAAAGAACGTCTTTATATTGATCTCGTCCAAATATACGGAATGACAGAAATGGGGCCAGTTGTTGCGTTTCTCGTGGAAGAGGATCAAATTACGAAAGCTGGTTCAGCAGGGACGCCATGTTTTAGCCATGAAATTCGTATTGTAAAGCCGAACGAAGATGCACCTGCAGAGCCAGATGATGTATTACCTCCTTATGAAGTGGGAGAAATTATTTTGCGCGGTCCGACTATGATGGCTGGCTATCATAATCGTGAAGAAGCAAACACAAAATCGCTGTATAAAGGATGGTATCATTCAGGTGACTTAGGTTACTTTGATAAAGACGGCTATTTATTCGTTGCAGATCGCGTGGATGATATGGTAATTAGCGGTGGTGTAAATATTTATCCTCGTGAAATTGAAGATTACCTCCATAGTCACCCTGGTATATTAGATGTTGCAGTGCTTGGTGAACCTGATGAATTATGGGGAGAACGTGTTGTAGCCGTTATTGTAAAGAAAGATGAAGCGATCACAGAAGCTGATTTAGAAAAGTATTGTAAAGAAAGTGATGAATTAGCAGATTATAAACGCCCACGTCATTATTTATTTGTGGATGAACTTCCTCGTAATGCGAGTGGGAAACTGCAGAAATTTGTGTTGAGAGAGTCGTTAAAAGGTACGAAAAAATAA
- a CDS encoding MSCRAMM family protein — MRKSFNQKIKKLSSSLIVVLLICMNFLIHLPFKAEAATTELKGLGDVSYYNAIIFGDHSATSADIEGAMAVQKNMNASSYTVVAAATGANNLAGATWVDEGYPSLLLGGQFTKAGAGQVIIQDGTVAMTKDGDPDGAMKTSYDRISYKEQAEIDAKFKEFRKDVDGVIGDAGQLHTDKPTLNMSFGIGEDVNNPNIYVSSGQTGKKTFDVKDVYLPNVENKDFIVIYSDAEEVSFGGGAILYDTRNTGMATDLINTSQAYDPNSSFTELASKVIWVFPNATKITTKGYGVVGSVFAPNAVVKTKGGSINGQAYVGGLHQRDGFEVHNFKFNWPKWNKLAAEKGNLQIKKVDENDENIVLKDAKFDVIDKDNTVVATVTTNEKGIAEVKDLPLGDYFVKEISAPEGYIKVDTPVKVTIDSTNVIELVMKNTKKVENGQFKLLKKDNESGQLLPGAKFDVIDKDGKVVETIITDSKGEALSKQLPVGTYTLKEVEAPKGYELSSSSVPVNVEANKVITVDVLNKKIPEKVTGQFEIVKVDANDKEKLLSGAEFEVYKDGKKVDTLRTDKTGKVISQKLEPGKYTLKETKAPQGYKLLKEEIEVVVEANKVVQVQVENAKELGSLQIIKKDAESGKVLAGAEFILKNESGQVVGETKTTDKDGVVKFENVVPGKYTLEETKAPESYKALEVTVEVNIVANEVVKQEVTNEKVTGQFEIVKVDANDKTKVLSGAEFEVYKDGEKVAELKTDESGKVMSPKLPLGEYTVKETKAPTGYKLSNKEWKVTIQNEKEVVKIEAENEKILGSLQIIKMDDKDQTKRLAGAQFTLKDAKGNVVKEGITTDESGTVKVDGLVPGEYTLEETKAPEGYELTKQVIHVTVDGEKVIDVKVTNSKSLGQFEIVKVDANDKAKVLSDAEFEVYKDGKKVETLRTDKTGKVISQKVEPGKYTLKETKAPQGYKLLKEEIEVVVEANKVVQVQVENAKELGSLQVIKKDAESGKVLAGAEFILKNESGQVVGEMKTTDKDGVVKFENVVPGKYTLEETKAPEGYKALEVTVEVNIVANELVKQEVLNEKVKEKITGQVEITKVDANDTNKILAGAVFEILKDGTKIDKLTTDKNGKATSKKLEPGDYILKEVQAPEGYTLSNKEIKFTISNQKIEVIKLQITNQKEPGGGTETPGGGTETPGGGTETPGGGTETPGGGTETPGEGTETPGGGTETPGEGTETPGGGTETPGGGTETPGEGTEKPNLPEKGEGSSNNQQLPATGHDMNYLPFVGFVLVLLGIRLRFMTKNS; from the coding sequence TTGAGGAAATCATTTAATCAAAAAATTAAAAAGTTAAGTAGTAGTTTAATAGTTGTATTACTAATATGTATGAATTTTTTAATCCATTTACCATTTAAAGCAGAGGCAGCTACAACAGAATTAAAAGGTTTAGGTGATGTATCTTATTACAACGCCATCATTTTTGGAGATCATAGTGCAACGAGTGCGGATATTGAAGGTGCGATGGCTGTTCAGAAAAATATGAACGCATCAAGTTATACAGTCGTAGCGGCTGCAACTGGAGCAAATAACTTAGCTGGAGCAACTTGGGTAGATGAAGGATATCCATCATTATTACTAGGCGGTCAATTTACGAAAGCGGGAGCAGGACAAGTAATTATTCAAGATGGAACAGTGGCGATGACAAAAGACGGTGACCCAGATGGCGCAATGAAAACGTCATATGACCGTATCTCTTATAAAGAGCAAGCGGAGATTGATGCTAAGTTTAAAGAATTTAGAAAAGACGTTGATGGTGTAATCGGGGATGCGGGCCAATTACACACTGATAAGCCAACACTTAATATGAGCTTTGGAATCGGTGAAGATGTAAACAACCCTAATATTTATGTCTCTTCAGGCCAAACGGGAAAGAAAACATTTGATGTAAAAGACGTTTATCTTCCAAATGTAGAGAATAAAGACTTCATTGTTATTTATTCAGATGCAGAAGAAGTGAGTTTTGGTGGCGGTGCAATTTTGTATGATACAAGAAATACTGGGATGGCAACAGACTTAATTAATACATCTCAAGCATACGACCCTAATTCATCTTTTACTGAGTTAGCTAGTAAGGTAATTTGGGTATTTCCTAATGCTACAAAGATAACAACTAAAGGTTATGGTGTAGTAGGTAGTGTGTTTGCACCTAACGCAGTTGTAAAAACAAAAGGTGGTTCTATTAATGGACAAGCCTATGTTGGAGGATTACACCAAAGAGATGGTTTTGAGGTTCATAACTTTAAATTTAACTGGCCAAAGTGGAATAAGCTAGCAGCTGAAAAAGGAAATTTACAAATTAAAAAAGTTGATGAAAACGATGAAAACATTGTTTTAAAAGACGCAAAATTTGATGTTATAGACAAAGATAATACTGTTGTGGCTACTGTTACAACAAACGAAAAGGGTATTGCGGAAGTAAAAGATTTACCACTTGGTGATTATTTTGTAAAAGAAATTAGTGCACCAGAAGGATATATAAAAGTTGATACACCAGTAAAAGTAACAATTGATAGTACAAACGTAATTGAACTTGTTATGAAGAATACGAAAAAAGTTGAAAATGGCCAATTTAAATTGTTGAAAAAAGATAATGAATCTGGTCAACTTCTACCAGGTGCAAAATTTGATGTTATCGATAAAGATGGGAAAGTTGTCGAAACAATTATTACAGACAGTAAAGGTGAAGCTTTATCAAAACAACTTCCAGTTGGAACATATACATTAAAAGAGGTAGAAGCCCCGAAAGGATATGAACTATCATCTAGTTCAGTTCCTGTAAATGTAGAGGCTAATAAAGTAATTACTGTAGATGTGTTGAATAAAAAAATCCCTGAAAAAGTAACAGGTCAATTCGAAATCGTGAAAGTAGATGCAAATGATAAAGAGAAACTATTATCAGGCGCAGAATTTGAAGTGTATAAAGATGGCAAGAAAGTAGATACGTTACGAACAGATAAAACAGGTAAAGTGATTTCTCAGAAATTAGAACCAGGGAAGTACACATTAAAAGAAACGAAAGCACCACAAGGATATAAGTTGTTAAAAGAAGAAATTGAAGTCGTTGTGGAAGCAAATAAAGTAGTACAAGTACAAGTGGAAAACGCGAAAGAACTGGGAAGCTTACAAATAATCAAAAAGGATGCAGAGAGTGGAAAAGTTCTAGCAGGCGCAGAATTTATACTGAAAAACGAAAGTGGTCAAGTAGTTGGAGAAACGAAAACAACAGATAAAGATGGCGTAGTGAAGTTCGAAAACGTAGTGCCAGGAAAATACACGTTAGAAGAAACGAAAGCGCCAGAAAGTTATAAAGCGCTGGAAGTGACAGTAGAAGTCAACATCGTAGCAAATGAAGTAGTAAAACAAGAAGTTACGAATGAAAAAGTAACAGGTCAATTCGAAATTGTGAAAGTAGATGCGAATGATAAAACGAAAGTATTATCAGGTGCAGAATTCGAAGTGTATAAAGATGGTGAAAAGGTAGCGGAACTGAAAACAGATGAGAGTGGAAAAGTGATGTCACCGAAATTACCATTAGGTGAATACACAGTGAAAGAGACGAAAGCACCAACGGGCTATAAACTTTCTAATAAAGAATGGAAAGTAACAATTCAAAACGAGAAAGAAGTAGTAAAAATAGAGGCAGAAAACGAAAAAATCTTAGGTTCTCTACAAATTATTAAAATGGATGATAAAGATCAAACGAAACGTTTAGCAGGCGCACAATTTACATTGAAAGATGCGAAAGGAAATGTTGTAAAAGAAGGAATTACAACAGATGAGTCCGGAACTGTAAAAGTAGACGGACTAGTGCCGGGGGAATATACGTTAGAAGAAACAAAAGCGCCAGAAGGTTATGAGTTAACAAAACAAGTAATTCATGTAACAGTTGACGGTGAAAAAGTTATTGATGTAAAAGTAACCAATAGTAAGAGCCTTGGTCAATTCGAAATCGTAAAAGTAGATGCGAATGATAAAGCGAAAGTATTATCAGACGCAGAATTCGAAGTGTATAAAGATGGTAAAAAAGTAGAGACATTACGAACAGATAAAACAGGTAAAGTAATCTCTCAGAAAGTAGAACCAGGGAAGTACACATTAAAAGAGACGAAAGCACCACAAGGATATAAGTTGTTAAAAGAAGAAATTGAAGTCGTTGTAGAAGCAAACAAAGTAGTACAAGTACAAGTAGAAAATGCGAAAGAACTAGGAAGCTTACAAGTAATCAAAAAGGATGCAGAGAGTGGAAAAGTTCTAGCAGGCGCAGAATTTATACTGAAAAACGAAAGTGGTCAAGTAGTTGGAGAAATGAAAACAACAGATAAAGATGGTGTTGTGAAATTCGAAAACGTAGTGCCAGGAAAATACACGTTAGAGGAAACGAAAGCGCCAGAAGGTTATAAGGCGCTGGAAGTGACAGTAGAAGTAAACATCGTAGCAAATGAATTAGTAAAACAAGAAGTATTGAATGAAAAAGTGAAAGAAAAAATAACAGGTCAAGTAGAAATTACAAAGGTAGATGCGAATGATACAAATAAAATATTAGCAGGCGCAGTTTTTGAAATTTTGAAAGACGGAACGAAAATAGACAAATTAACAACAGATAAAAATGGTAAAGCAACTTCCAAGAAACTTGAACCAGGAGATTACATTTTAAAAGAAGTACAGGCTCCAGAAGGATACACTTTATCTAATAAGGAAATTAAGTTTACGATTTCTAATCAAAAAATTGAAGTTATAAAACTTCAAATTACAAATCAAAAAGAGCCAGGTGGAGGAACAGAAACACCAGGTGGAGGAACAGAAACACCAGGTGGAGGAACAGAAACACCAGGTGGAGGAACAGAGACACCAGGTGGAGGAACAGAAACACCAGGTGAAGGAACGGAAACACCAGGTGGAGGAACAGAAACACCAGGTGAAGGAACGGAAACACCAGGTGGAGGAACAGAAACACCAGGTGGAGGAACAGAGACACCAGGTGAAGGAACAGAGAAGCCTAACTTACCCGAAAAAGGGGAAGGTTCTTCTAATAATCAACAACTTCCAGCCACAGGACATGATATGAACTATCTCCCATTCGTTGGTTTTGTTCTTGTGTTATTAGGAATACGTTTAAGATTTATGACTAAAAATAGTTAA
- a CDS encoding coproporphyrinogen III oxidase yields the protein MLLISIKTLQDDRFLRPLQNIGGLFFEDSTIGFEQEEANLIVDIHIEENVKASARLTDVATGNVYEETFAKDLSAFTDEKERMKQVKHVVSYVYLSVLQQLTGLEQSWGILTGVRPTKLLHKMLQSGMSKEEAHQELRESYLIHEEKIELLQRIVDCQLAVVPDLYRLKEEVSIYIGIPFCPTKCAYCTFPAYAINGRQGSVDSFLGGLHYEVREIGKFLKEKGVTVTTIYYGGGTPTSITAEEMDMLYEEMYEAFPDVKNVREVTVEAGRPDTITPAKLEVLNKWNIDRISINPQSYHQETLKAIGRHHTVEETIEKYHLAREMGMNNINMDLIIGLPGEGLDIFKHTLDETEKLMPESLTVHTLSFKRASEMTQNKRKYKVAGREEITAMMHEAEEWTQKHNYVPYYLYRQKNILGNLENVGYAMPTQESIYNIVIMEEVQSIIGLGCGASSKFVHPKTGAITHFANPKDPKSYNDGFVKYTEDKLKILEELFV from the coding sequence ATGTTGTTAATTTCAATTAAAACGTTACAAGATGATCGTTTTTTACGTCCGCTACAAAATATTGGCGGCTTATTTTTTGAAGATAGTACGATTGGATTTGAACAAGAGGAAGCAAATCTTATCGTTGATATACACATTGAAGAGAATGTGAAAGCATCAGCTCGCTTAACAGATGTTGCTACTGGAAATGTGTATGAAGAAACATTCGCGAAAGATTTATCTGCTTTTACAGATGAAAAAGAGCGTATGAAGCAAGTGAAACATGTTGTTTCTTATGTATATCTTTCTGTTCTTCAGCAGTTAACAGGTCTTGAACAAAGCTGGGGTATTTTAACGGGAGTACGTCCGACGAAACTTCTTCATAAAATGCTTCAAAGTGGTATGTCAAAAGAAGAAGCACATCAAGAACTTCGTGAAAGCTATTTAATTCATGAAGAGAAAATTGAACTTCTTCAGCGTATTGTTGATTGTCAATTAGCAGTTGTTCCGGATTTATACCGTTTGAAAGAGGAAGTAAGTATTTATATCGGTATTCCATTCTGTCCGACGAAATGTGCATACTGTACATTCCCAGCTTACGCAATTAACGGACGCCAAGGATCTGTTGATTCGTTCTTAGGTGGTCTACATTATGAAGTTCGTGAAATTGGTAAGTTTTTAAAAGAAAAAGGTGTGACAGTTACGACAATTTATTACGGCGGCGGTACACCAACAAGTATTACAGCAGAAGAGATGGATATGCTGTATGAAGAAATGTATGAAGCATTCCCAGATGTGAAAAATGTGCGTGAAGTAACTGTTGAGGCAGGTCGTCCAGATACAATCACGCCAGCGAAACTAGAAGTGTTAAATAAATGGAATATTGACCGCATTAGTATTAATCCGCAGTCATACCATCAAGAAACACTAAAAGCAATTGGCCGTCATCATACTGTAGAAGAAACAATTGAGAAGTATCATTTAGCTCGTGAAATGGGAATGAACAATATTAATATGGACTTAATTATTGGTCTTCCTGGTGAAGGGTTAGATATCTTCAAGCATACGTTAGATGAAACAGAAAAGTTAATGCCAGAATCATTAACAGTTCATACGTTATCATTTAAACGTGCTTCTGAAATGACACAAAACAAACGTAAATATAAAGTAGCAGGTCGTGAAGAAATTACAGCGATGATGCACGAAGCAGAAGAGTGGACGCAAAAGCATAATTACGTACCATATTACCTATATCGTCAAAAGAATATTTTAGGTAACTTAGAGAACGTTGGTTATGCAATGCCTACGCAAGAAAGTATTTACAACATTGTCATAATGGAAGAAGTACAATCGATTATCGGGCTTGGCTGCGGTGCTTCAAGTAAGTTTGTTCATCCGAAGACGGGCGCAATTACGCATTTCGCGAATCCGAAAGATCCAAAATCATATAACGATGGCTTTGTAAAATATACAGAAGATAAACTGAAAATTTTAGAAGAGCTGTTTGTGTAA
- a CDS encoding Cof-type HAD-IIB family hydrolase, with the protein MIYRLLALNIDGTLLYNNGKIAKGLRETIEFVKRKDVYVTLFTSRNFQSAHKVAKALKLDSILVTHGGAFVSATLDKPYVQRRLSEEKTFNIVQVLEHFDCNVRISHERFSIGNRERNTPNLIARTVLSSADPLFYPVQFVDSLGDALRDHPVAAPKIDVVFHSKGEKERGLTTLRKAFQDIEYVECDAKRIEILPQNVSKLRGLQLLGEHLNISLNEMVAIGDSMEDLEVIENVGLGVAMGNSPVELKQAADWITRSNSENGVEYMIKEHFRKQFPLPFLKNHKNTPKR; encoded by the coding sequence ATGATTTATCGCTTACTAGCTCTTAATATAGATGGGACACTACTATACAATAACGGAAAAATCGCAAAAGGATTACGAGAAACAATTGAATTTGTGAAAAGAAAAGATGTATACGTTACATTATTTACGAGTCGTAATTTTCAATCCGCTCATAAAGTAGCAAAGGCGTTAAAATTAGATTCTATATTAGTGACACATGGTGGTGCTTTCGTTTCAGCAACGTTAGATAAGCCTTACGTTCAAAGAAGATTATCTGAAGAGAAGACTTTTAACATTGTGCAAGTGTTAGAGCACTTTGATTGTAATGTACGCATTTCTCATGAGCGGTTTTCAATCGGAAACCGGGAGAGAAATACACCAAACTTAATTGCGCGTACTGTATTATCAAGCGCAGATCCGTTATTTTATCCAGTTCAATTTGTAGATTCGTTAGGCGATGCGCTTCGTGATCATCCGGTAGCGGCACCAAAAATTGATGTTGTTTTCCATAGTAAAGGTGAAAAGGAAAGAGGGCTAACTACGCTAAGAAAAGCATTCCAAGATATAGAGTATGTTGAATGTGACGCAAAACGAATAGAAATTTTGCCGCAAAATGTATCAAAGTTACGCGGATTACAGTTGCTTGGAGAGCATTTAAATATTTCGCTAAATGAAATGGTTGCGATTGGGGATAGCATGGAAGATTTAGAGGTCATTGAAAACGTTGGACTTGGGGTAGCGATGGGGAATTCGCCTGTAGAGTTAAAGCAAGCGGCAGATTGGATTACACGTTCAAATAGTGAGAACGGTGTAGAGTATATGATTAAAGAGCATTTCCGTAAGCAATTCCCACTTCCGTTTTTGAAAAACCATAAAAATACACCGAAACGATGA
- a CDS encoding SulP family inorganic anion transporter produces the protein MFQKIAKECLAGFTVAIVALPLAIAFGIAATGTSEGALVGLYGAIFAGLFAALFGGTPGQVTGPTGPITVIATGVIATHGLEASFIAFMMAGLFQILFGVCKLGSYVRYIPYPVVSGFMNGIALIIILGEIKHVQNSFLLVVLTIIVMIVSGKWIKAIPSSLVALVGVTALLPLFSSLLEGLTVKVPIIGNLSLNKVIEKIGTIPEAMPTLHIPSLSGTGLAELILPALSIALLGSIDSLLTSVVMDNVTGTRHKSNKELVGQGIGNMMSGLFGGLAGAGATVRSIVNIRSGGKTALSASMHSVILFIFIMGLGSVVQYIPLAVLSGILILTGIGMFDWESMKKMHVAPKGDVIVMLVTMIVTVKFDLMIAVAFGIILSFILYIVKCKERKTSIVKEREATYTIQGPLSFLSVDRIFTTLQDVKSPIVLRMKDVRYMDVSGAMALLNFVEQSNKAGASVTLEQVHPSIKKTIVVMANDEQKEKLKFLGV, from the coding sequence ATGTTTCAAAAAATTGCAAAGGAATGTTTAGCAGGATTTACGGTTGCGATTGTTGCGTTGCCACTTGCCATTGCGTTTGGTATTGCGGCAACGGGAACGTCTGAAGGAGCACTGGTCGGATTGTATGGTGCCATTTTTGCAGGTTTATTCGCAGCGTTATTTGGTGGTACACCTGGTCAGGTTACTGGGCCAACTGGACCGATTACGGTTATCGCGACAGGAGTTATTGCGACGCACGGGTTAGAGGCGAGTTTTATAGCATTTATGATGGCGGGACTTTTTCAAATTTTATTCGGGGTATGTAAGCTAGGCTCTTACGTTCGATATATTCCGTATCCTGTCGTTTCAGGATTTATGAACGGTATTGCACTGATTATTATTTTAGGTGAAATAAAACACGTGCAAAATAGTTTTCTGCTCGTAGTATTAACGATCATTGTAATGATTGTTTCTGGAAAATGGATTAAGGCCATTCCATCTAGTTTAGTTGCGTTAGTCGGTGTGACTGCGTTGTTGCCTTTATTTTCTTCATTGTTAGAAGGGCTTACAGTGAAGGTACCGATTATCGGAAATCTTTCACTAAATAAAGTAATTGAAAAGATTGGAACGATTCCAGAAGCGATGCCTACGCTTCATATTCCATCTTTAAGTGGAACAGGATTAGCAGAACTTATTTTACCAGCGCTTAGTATTGCTTTATTAGGTTCGATTGACTCTTTATTAACGTCAGTCGTAATGGATAATGTGACAGGTACACGTCATAAAAGTAATAAAGAACTTGTCGGACAAGGTATCGGTAATATGATGAGCGGATTGTTCGGCGGATTAGCAGGTGCAGGGGCGACTGTACGATCTATCGTTAATATAAGAAGTGGCGGTAAAACGGCGCTTTCGGCAAGTATGCATAGTGTTATATTGTTTATTTTCATTATGGGACTCGGTTCAGTCGTACAATACATTCCACTTGCTGTATTATCAGGTATTTTAATTTTAACGGGTATTGGAATGTTCGATTGGGAAAGCATGAAGAAAATGCATGTAGCGCCAAAAGGTGATGTTATTGTTATGCTCGTAACGATGATCGTTACAGTGAAGTTTGATTTAATGATCGCTGTTGCATTCGGGATTATTCTTTCCTTCATCCTATACATTGTGAAATGTAAAGAACGTAAAACTTCGATTGTAAAAGAAAGAGAAGCAACGTATACGATTCAAGGACCGCTCTCTTTCTTATCAGTAGATCGTATTTTTACTACTTTACAAGATGTGAAGTCACCGATTGTTTTACGTATGAAAGATGTGCGCTATATGGATGTGTCAGGAGCGATGGCATTATTAAATTTTGTTGAGCAGTCAAATAAAGCTGGAGCGAGTGTAACGCTTGAACAAGTACATCCAAGTATTAAAAAAACAATTGTAGTAATGGCGAACGACGAACAGAAAGAGAAATTGAAGTTTTTAGGTGTTTAG